In a single window of the Orcinus orca chromosome 9, mOrcOrc1.1, whole genome shotgun sequence genome:
- the ATXN7L1 gene encoding ataxin-7-like protein 1 isoform X8, producing MAPKTTTSLTGDFQTHSLSHRRAVPGRKKQFDLLLAEHKAKSREKEVKDKEHLLTSAREVLPNPSGPAQDSLPGSSGSLGPEPKVASPAKSRPPNSVLPRPSSANSISSSTSSNHSGYTPEPPLPPVGGDLASRLSSDEGEMDGADESEKLLDCHFSTHHPRPLAFCSFGSRLMGRGYYVFDRRWDRFRFALNSMVEKHLNSQMWKHRNPSHRASGPSPLFRTCLTNLLSLSNIGAAWVSTLESVAPRCPLNLTAQTPGPDGPEPGGMAADGGVEDIRKKRNGQDSFFFNKHLTLHQETPTQYSLSARKIPPAADSPMPSPAAHITTPVPASVLQPFSNPSAVYLPSAPISSRLTSSYIMTSAMLSNAAFVTSPDPSALMSHTTAFPHVAATLSIMDSTFKAPSAVSPIPAVIPSPSHKPSKTKTSKSSKVKDLSARSDESPSNKKRKPPSSTSASPSVSLQTSLSPLSGPHKKNCVLNASSALNSYQAAPPYNSLSVHNSNNGVSPLSAKLEPSGRTSLPGGPTDLVRHMGSGGGSSDSCPLSVPSLAGDLSLASHNAVSSLPLSFDKSEGKKRKNSSSSSKACKITKMPGMNSVHRKNPPSLLAPVPDPVNSTSSRQVRDPSFQEPSGTARGWWEGEQGSAPRLAVWPRQVARTGNASMSPILVLPVGNSTLCSESDLSNRYFLQCPRTRHCSESYMSITSFNPHNNPARLMQL from the exons ACTCACTCCCTAAGCCATCGGAGGGCAGTCCCAGGCCGGAAAAAGCAATTTGACCTCCTTCTGGCGGAACACAAAGCCAAGTCCCGggaaaaagaagttaaagataaagagcaTCTCCTGACTTCGGCAAGGGAAGTACTTCCAAACCCATCCGGGCCAGCGCAGGACTCGCTGCCGGGATCTTCAGGGAGCTTGGGCCCAGAACCTAAAGTCGCGTCCCCTGCAAAATCCAGGCCACCTAACTCTGTGCTTCCTAG ACCATCATCTGCAAATAGCATAAGCAGCAGTACATCTTCAAATCACAGTGGCTACACTCCGGAACCCCCTCTACCCCCAGTTGGAGGTGACCTCGCCAGCCGACTGTCAAGTGATGAAGGGGAGATGGACGGAGCCGACGAATCCGAGAAGTTATtagactgtcatttctccacccaccaccccagaCCTCTTGCG TTTTGCTCATTTGGGAGTCGCCTCATGGGCCGCGGGTACTATGTGTTTGATAGAAGATGGGACCGTTTTCGATTCGCACTAAACTCCATGGTAGAAAAACACTTGAATTCACAGATGTGGAA GCACAGAAACCCGAGCCACAGGGCATCAGGTCCCTCCCCCCTTTTCAGGACTTGTCTAACCAATCTGCTGTCACTGAGCAACATTGGGGCTGCCTGGGTGTCAACTCTGGAGAGCGTAGCACCCCGCTGCCCTCTCAACCTCACTGCCCAAACCCCAGGCCCCGACGGGCCCGAACCTGGAGGGATGGCAGCCGATGGGGGCGTGGAAGACATTAGGAAGAAAAGGAACGGCCaagactcttttttctttaacaagcaTTTAACTCTGCATCAGGAGACGCCAACACAGTATTCTCTTTCAGCCAG GAAGATCCCTCCTGCGGCAGATAGCCCCATGCCCTCGCCAGCAGCCCACATCACCACCCCTGTTCCAGCATCCGTTTTACAGCCTTTCAGCAACCCCAGTGCTGTGTATCTTCCTTCAGCTCCCATCAGCTCGAGACTCACCTCTTCTTACATAATGACATCAGCCATGCTCTCCAATGCAGCTTTTGTGACATCGCCGGACCCGAGCGCCCTCATGTCACACACCACAGCTTTCCCTCATGTGGCCGCAACCCTCAGCATCATGGACTCAACATTCAAGGCCCCATCTGCCGTGTCCCCGATACCAGCTGTCATCCCTTCCCCATCCCACAAGCCATCCAAAACCAAAACCAGCAAATCCTCAAAAGTCAAAGACCTGTCCGCCCGTAGTGACGAGTCTCCAAGTAACAAAAAGAGGAAGCCGCCGTCTTCGACTTCCGCCTCTCCCTCCGTATCCCTGCAGACATCCCTCTCCCCATTATCAGGGCCCCACAAAAAGAACTGTGTTTTGAATGCCAGTTCAGCTTTGAACTCCTATCAGGCAGCCCCTCCCTATAACAGTCTGTCTGTGCACAACTCAAACAACGGGGTGAGCCCACTCAGTGCCAAACTGGAGCCCTCAGGACGGACCTCGCTGCCCGGCGGCCCTACAGACTTAGTGAGACACATGGGCTCGGGGGGCGGCAGCAGTGACTCCTGTCCCCTCTCTGTGCCCTCCCTTGCAGGGGACCTCTCTCTGGCCTCACACAATGCCGTGTCTTCTCTGCCCCTCTCTTTTGacaaatcagaaggaaaaaagcgTAAGAACTCAAGTTCTAGTAGCAAAGCCTGTAAAATCACTAAAATGCCTGGAATGAATAGCGTTCACAGAAAGAACCCACCCAGCCTTCTTGCACCGGTGCCCGATCCCGTTAACAGCACCTCCTCTCGGCAGGTAAGGGACCCGTCCTTCCAGGAGCCTTCTGGCACCGCCCggggatggtgggagggggagCAGGGCAGCGCCCCCCGCTTAGCTGTGTGGCCCAGGCAGGTGGCCCGGACAGGTAACGCAAGCATGAGTCCCATCCTTGTTCTCCCCGTGGGCAATTCCACCCTCTGCTCTGAGAGCGATTTATCTAACAGATACTTTCTACAGTGTCCACGCACTAGGCACTGTTCTGAGTCCTATATGagcatcacctcatttaatcctcacaacaacccagcGAGGTTGATGCAATTGTaa